In Trichoderma atroviride chromosome 2, complete sequence, one DNA window encodes the following:
- a CDS encoding uncharacterized protein (CAZy:GH16~SECRETED:SignalP(1-23)) yields the protein MRRAASFACAAAAALALPGAVLAQTYSRCNPLTSSCPADTALGMSINVDFTKGGVNSFAASGAPTYNSNGASFTVASGGDAPQLTSVFYIMFGRVEVTMKAAPGAGIVSSVVLQSDDLDEIDMEWLGAEPDQMQSNYFGKGQTTSYNRGEFHTVSGTQANWIKYTVDWTQDRIVWQAGDSVLRTLTVADAESNQYPQTPMQVKFGSWAGGDPATNAPGTVKWAEGPTDFSKGPFTMMVQSISITDYSTGKQYVYSNNSGSWQSIQAVGGKVNGNANGESDLTATATASTPDSSPSIVLSIPVGGIGTDKSPATATQTDFPWLDGVSATGGGASLVDGTSIPMAGLRVTTLAQLWVCLYRRC from the exons ATGAGACGAGCGGCGAGCTTTGCCTGcgcggctgcagctgcattgGCGCTGCCGGGAGCGGTTCTGGCACAGACCTATAGCCGGTGCAATCCATTGACCA GCTCATGTCCCGCGGACACGGCTCTGGGCATGAGCATCAACGTTGACTTTACCAAGGGCGGCGTCAACTCATTCGCTGCATCTGGGGCGCCAACATACAACAGCAACGGGGCCTCGTTCACCGTTGCAAGTGGTGGCGATGCTCCACAGCTCACTTCCGTGTTTTACATCATGTTTGGCCGGGTGGAAGTCACTATGAAAGCTGCCCCTGGTGCCGGTATTGTCTCATCGGTGGTGTTACAGTCGGATGAccttgatgagattgatatGGAGTGGCTTGGGGCTGAGCCAGACCAGATGCAGTCCAACTACTTTGGCAAGGGCCAAACCACATCCTACAACCGTGGAGAGTTCCACACCGTCTCGGGCACCCAGGCAAACTGGATCAAGTATACGGTGGACTGGACCCAAGACAGGATTGTTTGGCAGGCGGGCGATTCTGTGTTGCGCACTCTGACCGTGGCTGATGCTGAATCGAACCAATACCCGCAGACACCGATGCAGGTCAAGTTCGGTTCCTGGGCCGGTGGTGATCCAGCCACCAATGCCCCAGGCACTGTCAAATGGGCCGAGGGGCCTACTGACTTCAGCAAAGGCCCTTTTACCATGATGGTAcagagcatcagcatcacagACTACTCGACGGGCAAGCAATATGTCTACAGCAACAATTCTGGCTCGTGGCAGTCGATTCAAGCTGTCGGCGGCAAAGTTAATGGCAATGCAAACGGCGAGAGTGACCTCACtgccacagccacagccagcaCGCCTGATAGCTCCCCGTCGATTGTCCTTTCCATCCCCGTGGGCGGCATCGGCACGGATAAAAGCCCAGCTACTGCCACCCAGACTGACTTCCCCTGGCTTGATGGTGTATCTGCTACAGGGGGGGGAGCATCCCTAGTGGATGGCACATCAATCCCAATGGCAGGATTGCGCGTGACAACGCTGGCACAGCTTTGGGTGTGCCTATACCGTCGCTGCTGA